The Mus musculus strain C57BL/6J chromosome 2, GRCm38.p6 C57BL/6J genome has a window encoding:
- the Fam163b gene encoding protein FAM163B, translated as MTAGTVVITGGILATVILLCIIAVLCYCRLQYYCCKKDESEEDEEEPDFAVHSHLPPLHSNRNLVLTNGPALYPAATTSFSQKSPQARALCRSCSHYEPPTFFLQEPEDEDFEGVRNGGGRVAYKSISQEDVELPSASFGGLQALNPNRLSAMREAFSRSRSVSTDV; from the exons ATGACAGCCGGGACTGTGGTCATCACTGGGGGCATCTTGGCAACTGTGATTCTGCTCTGTATCATCGCTGTTCTGTGCTACTGTCGGCTTCAG TATTACTGCTGCAAGAAGGACGAAtccgaggaggacgaggaggaaccCGACTTCGCTGTGCATTCCCACCTGCCGCCCCTGCATTCCAACCGCAACCTCGTGTTGACCAACGGGCCTGCTCTCTACCCAGCTGCCACCACCTCTTTCAGCCAAAAGTCCCCGCAGGCCCGGGCCCTCTGCCGCAGCTGCTCCCACTACGAGCCGCCCACCTTCTTCCTGCAGGAGCCAGAGGACGAAGACTTTGAGGGTGTGCGCAACGGCGGGGGGCGTGTGGCCTACAAAAGCATCAGCCAGGAAGATGTGGAGCTGCCCTCTGCAAGCTTCGGAGGCCTGCAGGCGCTCAACCCCAACCGCCTCTCTGCCATGCGGGAGGCCTTTTCCCGAAGCCGCAGTGTAAGCACTGACGTGTGA